Genomic DNA from Candidatus Methylomirabilis sp.:
CTGGCGCATACCCGCCGTACGCATGCGCGCAACCAGCCTGGCGCGCAACGTTGGCTCCTGCCATGCCGACTCGCCGGAGCCGAAGCTGACACTCAGGATGCGCCCGGCGGCTCGCATATCCTCAGGCCCGGTCTCGCCCAGGCGCACGTCTGCCGGTATCGGAGGGTCGGTCGGTTCGTACTGAAACATTACGTACTTGTGGGACTCAAGCGTACATCCAGACGACTGCAATGCCTCGATGAGCCCTTCGGGTGCTGTCTCACGCGTGAAATTGAAGTGCGGGCTATGGCCCCGCGCGCGGTAGTGCGCCATGACCTCCTCGATACGCTCACGTCCTGGCGTTGCGCTCCACGGTACGACGTCGGCATAGTTGTACGAGGCAACGGTGATCTCGTCGTTCACGAACAGCACGAACGGATGCTTGATCGCCACCAGGCAACCCATGGACTGGTTGCGCTCGACGAGGTAGGTTTCGTAAGACTCCAGGCGATTACGAAGCGACGCGTTCATTAACGCACCTTGTTGTGAGTGAGGCTCAGGGTTCTTTGAGGAATGCCAGAACGACGCGGTTAAACTCTTCGGCGTGGGTGAGGACCAATGCGTGTCCGCCGCCCTGGATCACGGCCAGCCTAGCGTCGGGGATTCGCACGTGGAGTATTCTGGCAAAACGCATCGGTGTCAGGATATCGTCATCGCCGACTACGATCAGCGTCGGCGCCGCAATCCGGCTCAAGCGATCCTCGGCATTGTGACTCAGTGCGGCCTCGACTTGACGCGCGTACACGTCGGCAGGCGTGAAGTATGGGTCTTCCAGAAATCGGGCGATGGCCAAATCCACCAGTCCTGGGGTACGATAGTTCTGGTACGTGAAGACCCACGGACTGGTGGCGCGCGCATACTCTTGTCGGCTGAAGCGGGCTCGCATCAAGGCGAAGGAGTGCAATACGTCAGCGCCGCGTCGATCGGATGAGGTGTAGGTCGAGACAAGGACCAGCCGTTTCACCCTGGCAGGATGGGTAATCGTCAACTCCTGCGCGATTGCCCCACCCATGGAAAGGCCCACGATGTGGGCGTGGTCAATGGCGAGCGTGTCCATCAGACGGATGACATCATCGGCCATGGTC
This window encodes:
- a CDS encoding GNAT family N-acetyltransferase, encoding MAIKHPFVLFVNDEITVASYNYADVVPWSATPGRERIEEVMAHYRARGHSPHFNFTRETAPEGLIEALQSSGCTLESHKYVMFQYEPTDPPIPADVRLGETGPEDMRAAGRILSVSFGSGESAWQEPTLRARLVARMRTAGMRQLGAWVDGQLAAAVHLHTAAGVGHITGMATAPEFRGRGLAGLLTAYAARLAHEAGAALIALEVATPEAERVYTRIGFSRAAERVEYIGTVQCR
- a CDS encoding alpha/beta hydrolase; the encoded protein is MPKVRVGQIELFYQEDGHCEPIVWIHGLGIDHRVWALQIPLFSRHFRCLTFDNRDAGQSDRSPGSYTIKTMADDVIRLMDTLAIDHAHIVGLSMGGAIAQELTITHPARVKRLVLVSTYTSSDRRGADVLHSFALMRARFSRQEYARATSPWVFTYQNYRTPGLVDLAIARFLEDPYFTPADVYARQVEAALSHNAEDRLSRIAAPTLIVVGDDDILTPMRFARILHVRIPDARLAVIQGGGHALVLTHAEEFNRVVLAFLKEP